From a region of the Epinephelus fuscoguttatus linkage group LG21, E.fuscoguttatus.final_Chr_v1 genome:
- the LOC125882125 gene encoding uncharacterized protein LOC125882125 has product MSCSCCCCVSPSGELLDGVRKKERLMRLQQEEEEEESRRSMDISLLREQYRCTRETQKRHTQVLLFRTVSEELSEAVSIIPVPQGLTSPWEPNSSSPPPAVTFNPDPTTCDPWNVQLGLHRHCCPRVTAQQLIASPETTNTNSSSQHSSSSCESVSRKLFVDLTSDSPCSSICSTKEEVPSDTSRVDTENMDPVQLHVSGSLDAAEQHTRDGSKGERSAGSFSDPREFSATGSDESSTPVASISYSPSSSITSLHEDLKEHQSADRTTGNVVPQTGSTSSAWRGSRKFSAPALRFARQFSVGGVGSSAKVHHPFPNRKAPRISEAARRLGMYSSF; this is encoded by the exons ATgtcctgctcctgctgctgctgtgtgagtcCCAGCGGAGAGCTGCTGGACg GTGTCAGGAAGAAGGAGCGGCTCATGAGACTGCagcaagaggaggaagaagaggagagcagaAGGAGCATGGACATCTCTCTGCTCAGAGAACAGTACAGGTGCACCAGGGAGACACAGAAGAGACACACTCAGGTGCTCCTGTTTAGGACAG TATCGGAAGAACTGTCCGAGGCTGTCAGCATCATCCCTGTCCCTCAGGGTTTGACGTCACCTTGGGAACCAAACAGCAGCTCGCCACCGCCAGCTGTAACCTTTAACCCTGACCCTACAACCTGCGACCCCTGGAACGTCCAACTGGGCCTCCACCGGCACTGCTGTCCCCGTGTCACCGCACAGCAGCTCATAGCTTCCCCGGaaacaacaaacaccaacagTTCCTCCCA ACATTCATCGTCTTCCTGTGAGTCTGTCAGCAGAAAACTCTTTGTGGACTTGACATCTGATTCTCCATGTAGCTCCATCTGCAGCACCAAAGAAGAAGTTCCCTCTGACACGTCAAGAGTAGACACAGAGAATATGGATCCTGTCCAACTTCATGTCTCTGGTTCACTCGACGCTGCAGAGCAACATACCAGAGATGGATCCAAAGGGGAGCGTTCTGCTGGCTCCTTCAGTGATCCTCGGGAGTTTTCAGCCACCGGCTCTGATGAAAGCTCCACCCCCGTCGCCTCCATCAGCTACTCCCCGAGCAGCTCCATCACCAGCCTGCATGAGGACTTGAAGGAGCACCAGTCTGCTGATAGAACAACCGGTAACGTCGTCCCACAGACTGGCAGCACCTCGTCCGCTTGGAGGGGCTCCAGGAAGTTTTCGGCCCCAGCCCTCAGGTTTGCCAGGCAGTTTAGTGTAGGAGGGGTGGGGTCCTCTGCCAAGGTCCACCACCCGTTTCCCAATAGGAAGGCCCCAAGGATCTCTGAGGCTGCCCGGAGGCTGGGGATGTACTCGTCCTTCTGA